The genomic DNA CGACCATCGTCAGTCCGCCGAGCAACGGTGTGCGAGCACTGACCGCCAGCAGCAGAAACGCGTATAACCAGCCACAGGGGAGGCAGGCCGTCATCAGACCGATGGACAGTGGTCGTAATACGTGCGGCAGTTGATGCACGCGTTTCACGAACTTCGTAAACACCCGGCCTACACGCGCTGTACCAAAATGGGGAATACTCCCGGTACGATAAATGGTCACCAGTGAGAACAGGCCAAACAGAATCATGCCGGCACCGGTTACCAGTGCCGCCGCCTGTTGCAGACCAGCCAGTTGACCACCCGATTCCATCAGCCAGCCCAGGCTGCCTGCCACGAGGCCCAGTAGTGCATATCCCAGCAGACGGCCACAATGATAGCAGCTTTCGTAAATCAGGGAAGAATGCGCGCCTGATTCAGGGGAGCGATTCGTCGCCAGCAGCATCAATGGTCCACACATGCCGACACAATGTCCGCTGCCGGCTATGCTGGCGACGAAGATGGTCGCCAGGAGTGGAATGATCGTCTGCAGGTCTGACATACTTTGTCCCGCACTTCGGTTAAAGTTGGTGATTTCTTGAGTTGTTGGCAGGTGTAGTCGCTACGGCCTGAAATTCTCCCGAATCTTTCAGACGAAACTGTTTCTTCTCCTGGAAATGACGGGGGTCCCCGGCGGTCTTCAATGAGAGTTCCCACAGTCCGGAACGCTGCAGCGGCGCGACGGCCGTGTAGTTGCCGGGCCCCTGTTCTTTAAAACGGAGCTTGAAGACATCGCCGCCTCGTGCGTGGTGAAAAATCTCTCCACTCAACTGACAGCCGCTGACGGGCTTGCCGTCTGGTCCTGCCAACTGGATGGTCAGCAGCCGTTCGCCCATCAGTCCCTGCGGTTTGCCCAGGTCAAGACGCGTCGTCCACCCCAGGGCATCACTGGCTGCCTGGCGCTCCCGCTGTTGATCCCAGGAGATGGCTTGTTCGTAGTAGCCTTCGACAATCACATTCGAAGGATCGCTGGTCGCCAGGAACACAGCAACGCCCGAGAGCACGATCTGCAGACCGAGGAAACCCAAGATAACGCCGCCCCACTTCCAGCGGGCCAGGGTTTCTGCGGACTCGTCATTCTCAATGTTTTCGGGTTCGTTGGTTACGGGCCGAGAATCTGACATGTGACCCTCCTTTCATCTGCCTGGTTTTGTGACTGAATCGAGAGCTCAACTTCCCGCAAGCCTGCGACAAACGATTTGCGCGGCGCCGATACCAGCATGGGGATAGTCTTGGTATCCCGTGCTTTGAGCTGGGGAGAACCGATCAGTTCCATGGTAACATCGGGGGCGTCGAGTACTTTGATTGTGTATTCATCCGGTTGATCCGTGCGGTTGACCAGCTTCAACTGCAGGTTGT from Gimesia sp. includes the following:
- a CDS encoding FixH family protein, translating into MSDSRPVTNEPENIENDESAETLARWKWGGVILGFLGLQIVLSGVAVFLATSDPSNVIVEGYYEQAISWDQQRERQAASDALGWTTRLDLGKPQGLMGERLLTIQLAGPDGKPVSGCQLSGEIFHHARGGDVFKLRFKEQGPGNYTAVAPLQRSGLWELSLKTAGDPRHFQEKKQFRLKDSGEFQAVATTPANNSRNHQL
- a CDS encoding sulfite exporter TauE/SafE family protein encodes the protein MSDLQTIIPLLATIFVASIAGSGHCVGMCGPLMLLATNRSPESGAHSSLIYESCYHCGRLLGYALLGLVAGSLGWLMESGGQLAGLQQAAALVTGAGMILFGLFSLVTIYRTGSIPHFGTARVGRVFTKFVKRVHQLPHVLRPLSIGLMTACLPCGWLYAFLLLAVSARTPLLGGLTMVAFWLGTIPALSLASLASRWFPRKWNTLGNTLIASLLIISGIFTMGVRAQADMGALHQQLESPSQTEQLEQLKEQPFPCCRRGDSD